The following proteins come from a genomic window of Geothrix edaphica:
- a CDS encoding 2-isopropylmalate synthase, which yields MGSERIAIFDTTLRDGEQSPGCSMNLDEKLLMARQLEALGVDVIEAGFPVASEDDFAAVQAVARECRKPVIAALCRALPRDIERAWQAVSGAARPRIHTFLATSDIHLEFKLQKTREEALVMIREGVRTAKSFTPDVEFSAEDATRSDWDFLVAVFTVAIEEGATVLNVPDTVGYTVPDEYGRLIRYLKDKVPGIDGVTISVHCHNDLGLAVANSLAAVAAGARQVECTVNGIGERAGNAALEEVVMALSVRRDALPFETGIHKEVITRASQTLANITGVEVQPNKAIVGRNAFAHESGIHQHGMLSHRSTYEIMTPESVGANRTSLVLGKHSGRHALGKRFEELGYPLDKPALEKAYKLFTKLSDQKKEIFDEDLLAIVRDGLTQIPEAFKLRSVQATAGTAMFATALVTLGGEAGEATETAMGDGPVNAVFAAVDKLTGLKGRLVDFRVHSITGGADAVGEVFVQVEFGGVIQGGKGASTDIVEASARAYLNASNKVLFARRSAEAPAAGPAPAATR from the coding sequence ATCGAGGCCGGGTTCCCCGTGGCCTCGGAGGACGACTTCGCCGCCGTGCAGGCCGTGGCCCGAGAGTGCCGGAAGCCGGTCATCGCCGCCCTCTGCCGCGCCCTCCCCCGGGACATCGAGCGGGCCTGGCAGGCCGTGTCCGGGGCCGCCCGACCGCGCATCCACACCTTCCTGGCCACCTCGGACATCCACCTGGAATTCAAGCTCCAGAAGACGAGGGAAGAGGCTCTGGTGATGATCCGCGAGGGCGTGCGGACCGCCAAGAGCTTCACGCCAGATGTGGAATTCTCCGCCGAGGACGCCACCCGCAGCGACTGGGACTTTCTTGTGGCGGTGTTCACGGTGGCCATCGAGGAGGGCGCCACGGTCCTCAACGTGCCCGACACCGTGGGCTACACCGTCCCCGATGAGTACGGCCGCCTCATCCGGTACCTGAAGGACAAGGTGCCCGGCATCGACGGCGTCACCATCAGCGTCCACTGCCACAACGACCTGGGCCTGGCCGTGGCGAACTCCCTGGCGGCCGTGGCCGCCGGGGCCCGCCAGGTGGAGTGCACCGTGAACGGCATCGGCGAGCGGGCGGGCAACGCGGCCCTGGAAGAGGTGGTGATGGCCCTGTCCGTGCGCCGGGACGCGCTGCCCTTCGAGACGGGCATCCACAAAGAGGTCATCACCCGCGCCAGCCAGACCCTGGCCAACATCACGGGCGTCGAGGTGCAGCCCAACAAGGCCATCGTGGGCCGGAACGCCTTCGCCCACGAGAGCGGCATCCACCAGCACGGGATGCTGAGCCACCGGTCCACCTACGAGATCATGACCCCCGAATCCGTCGGGGCGAACCGCACGAGCCTGGTGCTGGGCAAGCACTCCGGCCGCCACGCCCTGGGCAAGCGCTTCGAGGAGCTGGGCTATCCCCTGGACAAGCCGGCCCTCGAGAAGGCCTACAAGCTCTTCACCAAGCTCAGTGACCAGAAGAAGGAGATCTTCGACGAGGATCTGCTGGCCATCGTGCGCGATGGCCTCACGCAGATCCCGGAAGCCTTCAAGCTACGCTCGGTACAGGCCACGGCCGGCACGGCCATGTTCGCCACGGCCCTCGTCACCCTGGGGGGCGAGGCGGGGGAGGCCACGGAGACCGCCATGGGGGACGGCCCGGTCAACGCGGTCTTCGCCGCCGTGGACAAGCTCACGGGCCTGAAGGGCCGGCTGGTGGATTTCCGCGTGCATTCCATCACGGGCGGCGCGGATGCGGTGGGGGAGGTGTTCGTCCAGGTCGAGTTCGGCGGCGTCATCCAAGGGGGGAAGGGCGCCAGCACGGACATTGTCGAGGCCAGCGCCCGGGCCTACCTGAACGCCTCCAACAAGGTGCTGTTCGCCCGTCGCTCTGCCGAGGCGCCCGCCGCCGGTCCGGCCCCGGCCGCCACGAGGTGA